From Quercus lobata isolate SW786 chromosome 1, ValleyOak3.0 Primary Assembly, whole genome shotgun sequence, one genomic window encodes:
- the LOC115976999 gene encoding glucosidase 2 subunit beta, which translates to MKPSLGLICIALLISPFIFGSVFSSSSPLKHPLLGIAPEDEKYYKASSDWIKCKDGSKKFSKTQLNDDFCDCPDGTDEPGTSACPLGKFYCRNSGHAPRFLYSSRVNDGICDCCDGSDEYDGKVKCPNTCWEAGKVARDKLKKKIATYQEGVTLRKQDVEQAKLSLAKDEAELLKLKDEEKILKVLVEQLKERKDEIEKAEEKERLQKEIEEKERKEVEEKANQEKSKTEQEANQGTSEADEKTNNEEKPIESMHVDDIGTVEDSSADQDVATDNDESEAEVEYSDDSGNEGSLVDGVDQHAAEAKEESAVIPETVHDSESKGNDASENTEGLSKEELGRLVASRWTGENTEKQTEEVDAAKDKDHGGHEEIPEATHDEEDDGYASETDDDNQRYEDEDMEDEVDEDFREEDHYDSGSYKSELDTEPDLSDITTPSNPSWLEKIQKTVHNILRAVNLFQTSVNQTEAASVRKEYDDSSAKLSKLQSRISSLSQKLKHDFGPEKEFYSFYDRCFESKQNKYVYKVCPYKQASQEESHTTTRLGRWDKFEDSYRVMVFSNGDKCWNGPDRSLKVRLRCGLKNEVADVDEPSRCEYVALLSTPALCLEEKLKELQHKLELMNKEQPQSHDEL; encoded by the exons atgaagccAAGTTTGGGTCTCATATGTATTGCGCTTTTGATCTCACCTTTCATATTTGGATCAgtattttcatcttcttctcctctcaAACACCCACTTCTCGGAATTGCTCCTGAAG ATGAGAAATATTACAAGGCATCATCGGATTGGATAAAATGTAAAGATGGGTCAAAGAAATTCAGCAAAACCCAACTCAATGATGACTTCTGTGATTGCCCTGATGGCACTGACGAGCCTG GTACCTCGGCATGCCCTTTGGGAAAATTCTATTGTCGGAATTCAGGACATGCTCCTCGTTTCTTATATTCTTCTAGAGTGAATGATGGTATATGTG ACTGCTGTGATGGGAGTGATGAGTATGATGGTAAGGTGAAGTGCCCAAATACTTGCTGGGAGGCTGGCAAAGTGGCCAGAGAcaagttgaagaaaaagatTGCTACATATCAAGAAGGTGTCACTTTACGAAAGCAGGACGTTGAACAAGCAAAACTATCTCTGGCAAAAGATGAGGCAGAACTGTTAAAGTTGAAAGACGAAGAAAAAATACTGAAGGTGCTTGTTGAACAGCTTAAAG AGCGTAAGGATGAAATTGAAAAGGCAGAGGAGAAAGAACGATTACAGAAAGAGatagaagagaaggaaagaaaagaagttgaGGAGAAGGCTAACCAGGAAAAGAGCAAAACTGAGCAGGAAGCTAATCAGGGGACAAGTGAAGCTGATGAGAAAACTAACAATGAAGAAAAACCCATTGAAAGTATGCATGTTGATGACATAGGAACTGTGGAAGATTCTTCTGCAGATCAG GATGTTGCAACTGACAATGATGAGTCAGAAGCTGAAGTTGAGTACAGTGATGACTCTGGGAACGAAGGATCTCTTGTTGATGGAGTAGATCAG CATGCAGCAGAAGCGAAGGAAGAGTCTGCAGTTATCCCTGAAACTGTTCATGATTCTGAAAGCAAG GGGAATGATGCATCAGAAAATACTGAGGGGTTATCGAAAGAAGAGTTGGGTCGCCTTGTTGCTTCTCGCTGGACAGGAGAGAATACTGAGAAACAaactgaagaagttgatgctgcAAAAGATAAAGATCATGGAGGCCATGAGGAGATACCCGAGGCCACACatgatgaggaagatgatggCTATGCTTCGGAAACAGATGATGACAACCAAAGATATGAGGATGAAGATATGGAAGATGAGGTAGATGAAGATTTTAGAGAGGAGGATCATTATGATTCTGGTTCATACAAATCTGAATTAGACACTGAACCAGACTTGTCAG ATATAACAACCCCAAGTAACCCATCTTGGTTGGAGAAGATACAAAAAACTGTCCACAACATTCTACGTGCTGTTAATTTATTCCAGACTTCAGTAAACCAGACAG AGGCTGCTAGTGTACGCAAAGAATATGATGATTCCAGTGCCAAGTTATCTAAACTTCAGTCAAGAATATCAAGTTTGTCGCAGAAGCTTAAACATGATTTTG GGCCAGAGAAGGAGTTTTATTCATTCTATGATCGTTGCTTTGAGAGCAAGCAGAACAA GTATGTTTACAAAGTCTGCCCATACAAACAAGCTTCCCAGGAGGAGAGTCATACTACAACTCGTTTGGG GCGCTGGGACAAATTTGAGGATTCATACCGAGTCATGGTGTTTTCAAATGGTGACAAATGCTGGAATGGGCCTGATAGAAGTTTGAAG GTCAGGCTAAGATGTGGACTGAAAAATGAGGTTGCTGATGTAGATGAACCAAGTCGTTGCGA ATATGTGGCATTGTTATCTACCCCAGCTCTTTGCCTAGAAGAAAAGCTTAAg GAACTGCAACATAAACTAGAGTTGATGAATAAAGAACAACCACAAAGCCACGACGAACTTTGA